One Bacillota bacterium LX-D genomic region harbors:
- a CDS encoding AAA family ATPase — translation MRPQQNIQKKLQNLNHDILNNEKSNLEDILKELNCLIGLTNVKKLIKELYAFVIIQKKRGEENLLTESLVLHMVFKGNPGTGKTTVARILGKLFKEIGILNKGHLIEVERADLVGEYIGQTAQKTRDQIKKALGGVLFVDEAYSLARGGEKDFGKEAIDVLVKAMEDYKDNFILILAGYKNEMEWFMKTNPGLTSRLPLQIEFPDYTVNELLSIAQLMMQRRQYFFNSEALIKLEKILHKMIASGNNKKGNARLIRNLIERSIRLQATRLINQQNITRDDLTLITRDDISDDILNTLESNDYYDGFDQSVDYQIS, via the coding sequence ATGCGCCCACAACAAAACATACAAAAAAAACTTCAAAATTTAAATCATGATATACTTAATAATGAAAAATCAAATCTGGAAGATATACTTAAAGAATTGAATTGTTTAATTGGTCTAACTAATGTTAAAAAATTAATTAAGGAACTATATGCTTTTGTTATAATTCAAAAAAAGCGCGGCGAGGAAAACTTATTAACTGAATCACTAGTATTACATATGGTTTTTAAAGGTAACCCAGGTACCGGTAAAACTACTGTAGCAAGAATTTTAGGCAAGCTTTTTAAAGAAATTGGTATTTTGAATAAAGGACATTTAATTGAGGTTGAACGTGCAGATTTAGTAGGAGAGTATATTGGCCAGACGGCTCAAAAAACTAGAGACCAAATTAAAAAGGCTTTAGGCGGAGTGTTGTTTGTTGATGAAGCTTATTCATTAGCACGAGGTGGAGAAAAGGACTTTGGAAAAGAAGCAATAGATGTATTAGTTAAGGCTATGGAAGATTATAAGGATAATTTTATATTAATATTAGCTGGATACAAAAATGAAATGGAATGGTTTATGAAAACCAATCCCGGACTAACATCTAGGCTACCATTACAGATTGAATTCCCTGATTATACAGTTAACGAACTATTATCCATTGCCCAACTAATGATGCAGCGTCGCCAATATTTTTTTAATTCTGAAGCTTTGATTAAACTAGAAAAAATATTACACAAAATGATTGCATCTGGTAACAATAAGAAAGGGAATGCCAGGTTAATTAGAAATCTAATTGAAAGAAGTATTAGATTGCAAGCTACTCGCTTAATTAATCAACAAAATATAACCCGTGATGATTTAACATTAATAACTAGAGACGATATTAGTGACGATATTTTAAATACACTAGAATCAAATGATTATTATGATGGATTTGATCAATCCGTAGATTACCAAATAAGTTAA
- a CDS encoding ATP-binding protein: MQQLLKQKLSELAKQVDVNNSHLDEKKNFRCSICFDRGVYYKNEQAYICPCMKQRTIMNRFKHSNLGLQIQKYNFESFNFDYYPQKKIDQEELTYYEVAKRTYNAAKDFTASIINNDFTKGLLLCGPVGSGKTFLASIITNILLTNNKQVLFSIVPDLLDEIRSTYGKQNDQDLNELDLTNAARKAEILVLDDLGAHNYTEWSINKIYSIINYRANNNLPVIVTTNLEIVELEEKIGQRTTSRLLQLCKIYRLLVEQDIRYQIYAQQTPR, encoded by the coding sequence ATGCAACAATTATTAAAACAAAAACTAAGCGAATTAGCTAAACAGGTAGACGTTAATAATTCGCATTTAGATGAAAAGAAAAATTTTAGATGTTCGATTTGTTTTGATCGTGGAGTTTATTATAAAAATGAGCAAGCCTATATATGTCCTTGTATGAAACAAAGAACAATAATGAATAGATTTAAACATTCTAATCTAGGGTTACAAATTCAAAAATATAACTTTGAAAGTTTTAATTTCGATTATTATCCGCAAAAGAAAATTGACCAAGAGGAATTAACATATTATGAAGTTGCTAAAAGAACATATAATGCAGCTAAGGATTTTACGGCCAGTATTATAAACAACGATTTTACCAAAGGACTTTTGCTTTGTGGCCCAGTTGGTAGTGGAAAAACATTCCTAGCTTCAATAATTACAAACATTCTTTTAACCAATAACAAGCAAGTTTTGTTTTCGATTGTTCCTGATTTACTTGATGAAATACGATCTACATATGGCAAACAAAATGACCAGGATTTAAATGAATTAGATCTTACTAATGCAGCCCGAAAAGCTGAAATTTTAGTTTTAGATGACTTAGGAGCTCATAATTATACCGAATGGTCTATAAATAAAATTTATTCAATTATAAATTATAGGGCTAACAATAATCTACCAGTAATTGTAACTACTAATTTGGAGATTGTTGAGCTTGAAGAAAAAATTGGACAGCGTACAACATCTAGACTCCTGCAGCTTTGTAAGATTTACCGTCTCTTAGTTGAGCAAGATATTAGATATCAAATTTACGCTCAGCAAACACCTCGTTAG
- a CDS encoding methionine gamma-lyase family protein, translated as MSRFKISKQIVEIAEKADEVSRQIINNYQSSIKYNHIKILNAFQKSNVYDECFKGSTGYGYGDYGRDTLEQLYANVFATESALVRTQIVSGTHAIALCLFGILKPNDRIISITGTPYDTLLKVIGYPEITPGSLREAGIKYEEIQLTPEGKPDYDAISLKLQTDTKMVLIQRSRGYSLRPSLTIEEIARLIKLVKAINPNIICFVDNCYGEFVEEKEPPQVGADLTAGSLIKNPGGGLAPSGGYIVGKENLIERISIRLTAPGIGKEIGSAPGYIYRLLYQGLYMAPHIVAQALESAIFAAALFSDLGYEVNPLAQEKRTDIIQTIKLCSKESLIAFCQGLQAASPIDAHVIPEPWAMPGYEDKVIMAGGTFVQGSTIELSADAPLRSPFAVYLQGGLSKDYAKIAIINACQYVLNINQ; from the coding sequence TTGTCAAGATTTAAAATTTCTAAACAAATAGTAGAAATAGCTGAAAAAGCGGATGAGGTCAGCAGACAGATTATAAATAATTATCAAAGTTCTATTAAATATAACCATATTAAAATATTAAATGCATTTCAAAAATCTAACGTTTATGACGAATGTTTTAAAGGTAGCACAGGGTACGGATATGGGGATTACGGCAGAGATACTCTAGAACAATTATATGCTAACGTTTTTGCTACAGAGTCTGCATTAGTTAGAACTCAAATAGTATCAGGCACACACGCAATAGCTTTATGTCTCTTTGGCATTCTAAAACCAAACGATCGTATAATATCAATTACAGGAACACCATACGATACTTTATTGAAGGTAATAGGTTATCCCGAAATTACTCCAGGTTCTTTAAGGGAAGCAGGGATAAAATACGAAGAAATCCAGTTAACACCTGAAGGGAAACCTGACTACGACGCTATATCCTTAAAATTACAAACTGACACTAAGATGGTTTTGATTCAAAGGTCTAGAGGATACTCTTTAAGGCCTTCCCTTACTATAGAGGAAATTGCAAGGCTTATTAAGCTGGTCAAAGCTATAAATCCAAATATTATTTGCTTTGTTGATAACTGCTATGGAGAATTTGTAGAAGAGAAAGAACCTCCTCAAGTGGGAGCAGATTTAACAGCTGGTTCTTTAATCAAAAACCCAGGAGGGGGTCTGGCTCCAAGTGGCGGTTATATAGTTGGTAAAGAAAATCTTATTGAAAGGATAAGTATTAGATTAACAGCTCCAGGTATCGGGAAAGAAATAGGTTCAGCACCAGGATATATCTATCGATTGCTTTACCAAGGACTTTACATGGCTCCTCATATAGTTGCACAAGCTTTAGAAAGTGCAATTTTTGCAGCTGCTTTATTTAGTGATTTAGGTTACGAGGTAAACCCTCTTGCACAAGAAAAACGTACAGATATAATTCAAACAATAAAATTATGCTCCAAAGAAAGTTTAATTGCATTTTGTCAAGGTTTACAGGCAGCTTCCCCAATCGATGCTCATGTTATACCAGAACCTTGGGCCATGCCAGGCTATGAAGATAAGGTAATTATGGCTGGAGGAACCTTTGTTCAAGGCTCTACTATAGAATTAAGTGCAGATGCTCCACTAAGATCTCCTTTTGCTGTCTACTTGCAAGGGGGATTATCAAAGGATTATGCTAAAATAGCAATTATAAACGCCTGCCAATACGTACTAAACATTAATCAGTAA
- a CDS encoding phosphate propanoyltransferase, giving the protein MSSNMQVPVGISNRHVHLSQNDLEQLFGKGYELTPIKDLSQPGQYASKELVTIVGTKGIIEAVRVLGPVRTNTQVEVSKTDCFKLGIDAPVRESGDLEGSPGCVLVGPAGMVAIDKGVIIAARHIHMEAELAEELGFKDKEKVDVLVEGDREILFKNVVIRVSPKFKLELHVDTDEANAAMLRNGAKVTVIR; this is encoded by the coding sequence ATGAGTAGTAATATGCAAGTACCAGTAGGTATTTCAAATCGTCATGTTCATTTATCACAAAATGATTTAGAGCAACTATTTGGAAAGGGGTATGAACTTACTCCTATAAAAGACTTATCCCAACCAGGGCAATATGCATCAAAGGAATTAGTAACAATTGTTGGAACAAAGGGTATTATTGAAGCTGTTCGTGTCCTAGGTCCTGTTCGTACGAATACACAGGTTGAGGTAAGTAAAACAGACTGCTTTAAACTGGGAATTGATGCTCCCGTAAGAGAATCCGGTGATTTGGAAGGTTCTCCAGGATGTGTTTTAGTAGGCCCTGCAGGAATGGTTGCTATAGATAAAGGAGTTATTATAGCTGCTAGACATATTCATATGGAAGCTGAATTAGCTGAAGAATTAGGTTTTAAAGATAAAGAGAAAGTGGATGTTTTAGTCGAAGGAGATCGAGAAATTCTATTCAAAAATGTTGTTATTCGTGTAAGTCCTAAATTTAAATTAGAATTACATGTTGATACTGATGAAGCAAATGCAGCTATGTTAAGAAATGGAGCTAAAGTTACGGTAATCAGATAG
- a CDS encoding MBL fold metallo-hydrolase, translating into MAVLKFYGASQIVTGSCYLLESNGFKILIDCGMFQGSKAIKEKNYGDFPFAPNEIDFLILTHAHIDHSGLIPKLFKKGFQGYVYTTKATAKLAEVMLPDSGHIQEMEVERKNRKYRRAGKPLIEPIYTAEEAQNCIKYFRSFNYNEKIDLASNIQLYFHDAGHILGSAIAELFVKENNKDFKIVFSGDIGNTNQPIINDPTVILEADYVVMESTYGNRLHQDIDNKLEKLAAIVKETMQKGGNLIIPSFAVERTQDILYDLNLLIQNGDIPQQNVYIDSPLAIAATEIFSQSSEYFDEETKTLQSKNGGCPFSLPGLKYARTTEESIALNQVKGGAIIISASGMCDAGRIKHHLKHNLWRPESTILFVGYQAEGTLGRRLIDGEKKVTIHGEEINVKADIRRIDGFSAHADQIGLLNWATSFKNPKCYFITHGEEAAAHSFAKLLSQKVDSKVIVPKLLDEYPINMEEQFEPTLTSLEIIQAKLADLINSEIQKGNQKKVQLLLQQIKDSIDQYQDI; encoded by the coding sequence ATGGCAGTACTTAAGTTTTATGGGGCCAGCCAAATTGTAACAGGGTCTTGTTATCTGCTGGAATCTAATGGTTTTAAAATCCTAATAGATTGTGGGATGTTTCAGGGTTCCAAAGCTATAAAAGAAAAAAACTATGGTGATTTCCCTTTTGCACCAAATGAAATTGACTTTTTAATTTTAACTCATGCCCATATTGACCATAGTGGTTTAATACCAAAATTATTTAAAAAAGGTTTTCAAGGTTATGTATATACAACAAAGGCTACTGCAAAATTAGCAGAGGTAATGTTGCCGGATAGTGGCCATATTCAAGAAATGGAAGTTGAACGAAAAAACCGTAAATATCGTAGAGCTGGCAAGCCATTGATTGAACCTATCTATACTGCTGAAGAGGCTCAGAACTGCATAAAATACTTTAGGTCATTTAATTATAATGAAAAAATCGATCTAGCTTCTAACATTCAATTATATTTTCATGATGCAGGTCATATCTTAGGTTCAGCCATTGCTGAATTATTTGTCAAAGAAAACAACAAAGATTTTAAAATAGTTTTCTCTGGTGACATTGGTAATACCAATCAACCTATTATTAACGATCCAACAGTAATTTTGGAAGCAGATTACGTTGTAATGGAATCTACCTATGGTAACAGGTTGCATCAAGATATAGATAATAAACTAGAAAAACTTGCAGCAATAGTTAAGGAAACAATGCAAAAAGGTGGAAATTTAATCATTCCTTCTTTTGCAGTTGAAAGAACTCAAGATATCTTATATGATTTAAATTTGCTTATCCAAAATGGAGACATTCCTCAGCAAAATGTATATATCGACAGCCCCTTGGCAATAGCAGCTACTGAAATATTTAGTCAAAGTAGCGAGTACTTTGATGAGGAAACTAAGACTTTACAATCGAAAAATGGAGGATGCCCTTTTTCACTACCGGGTTTAAAATATGCTAGAACAACTGAGGAATCTATAGCTTTAAATCAAGTAAAAGGTGGAGCAATTATTATTTCAGCTAGTGGAATGTGTGATGCAGGTAGAATAAAACACCATTTAAAACATAACCTTTGGCGTCCAGAGTCAACAATACTTTTTGTTGGTTATCAAGCTGAGGGTACACTGGGAAGAAGGTTAATAGATGGCGAAAAGAAAGTAACCATCCACGGTGAAGAAATAAATGTTAAAGCAGATATTAGAAGAATTGATGGTTTTTCGGCTCACGCCGACCAAATTGGGCTCTTAAATTGGGCAACATCATTTAAAAACCCTAAGTGCTATTTTATTACTCACGGAGAAGAAGCAGCAGCACACAGCTTTGCCAAATTATTAAGCCAAAAAGTTGACTCAAAGGTAATTGTACCAAAGCTGTTAGATGAATATCCTATTAATATGGAAGAACAATTTGAACCAACATTAACCAGTCTTGAAATTATTCAGGCAAAATTAGCTGATTTGATAAACAGTGAAATTCAAAAAGGCAATCAAAAAAAGGTTCAACTTTTGTTACAGCAAATTAAGGACAGTATTGACCAATATCAAGATATTTAA
- a CDS encoding Lrp/AsnC family transcriptional regulator: MRRAILEIIEKDSRISVNELAKMLNADPKEIEKEIKHLEDEKIIVGYQTLINWEKFDNNKVSALIDVKVAPQRDVGFDQVAERIQRFPEVKAVSLMSGGYDLSVSIEGKSLKQVSQFVFEKLACMEHVQSTMTHFELKKYKQAGIIFENQDEDSRQVIIP, from the coding sequence TTGCGCAGGGCCATTTTAGAAATTATAGAGAAAGATAGTAGAATTTCTGTTAATGAGCTTGCTAAAATGCTTAACGCAGACCCAAAGGAAATTGAAAAAGAAATAAAACATTTAGAGGATGAAAAAATTATTGTTGGTTATCAAACTTTGATTAACTGGGAAAAGTTCGATAATAATAAAGTATCAGCTTTAATTGATGTTAAGGTAGCTCCCCAACGTGATGTCGGATTTGATCAAGTAGCAGAAAGAATTCAGCGCTTTCCTGAGGTGAAAGCAGTATCTTTAATGTCCGGCGGTTATGATCTTTCTGTCTCAATAGAAGGTAAAAGTTTAAAGCAAGTTTCTCAATTTGTATTTGAAAAGCTTGCCTGTATGGAACATGTGCAAAGTACCATGACTCATTTTGAATTAAAAAAGTATAAACAGGCTGGTATAATATTCGAGAATCAGGATGAAGATTCTAGGCAGGTGATTATTCCATGA
- a CDS encoding aminotransferase class I/II-fold pyridoxal phosphate-dependent enzyme: MKPNFDQVISSVVRNLPPSGIRRFFDLVASTKGVISLGVGEPDFVTPWHIREKCIYSLEKGHTMYTSNHGMLELREGIAQYLNEQYQVKYKPESEIIVTIGASEAVDIALRAIINPGDEVLIPEPCFVSYKPCTVLAGGVPVTINTNASNGFKVTPQQLESHITNKTKALIICYPNNPTGAVMSKDDLFAIAKIVNKHNLIVISDEIYSELNYQGQHTSFASLPEMRDRTILLNGFSKSFAMTGWRIGYVCAHEELVAAMVKIHQYSIMCASIMAQEAAIEALKNGRPHVDDMVNQYNYRRRLVVAKLNEIGLECFEPKGAFYAFPSIKITGLSEVEFAEKLLEEEKVAVIPGTAFGECGKGHIRISYAASIQNISEALHRIGSFVQRNSNKIPALYSI, encoded by the coding sequence ATGAAACCAAACTTTGACCAAGTAATTTCTTCTGTTGTAAGGAACCTTCCTCCGTCGGGAATTCGACGTTTCTTTGATCTAGTTGCAAGCACAAAAGGAGTTATTTCATTAGGTGTGGGAGAACCTGATTTCGTAACACCTTGGCACATCAGGGAAAAATGTATTTACTCTTTGGAAAAAGGCCATACCATGTATACATCAAATCATGGCATGCTTGAATTGCGAGAAGGAATAGCACAATACCTCAATGAACAGTATCAAGTAAAATACAAACCTGAAAGTGAAATTATTGTCACTATTGGTGCTAGTGAAGCAGTTGATATTGCTTTGAGAGCTATAATTAATCCTGGCGACGAAGTTTTAATTCCAGAACCATGTTTTGTATCTTATAAGCCTTGTACTGTTTTAGCCGGAGGTGTACCTGTAACAATAAATACAAATGCCAGTAATGGGTTTAAAGTAACTCCTCAACAGCTTGAATCCCACATTACTAATAAGACTAAAGCGTTAATAATATGCTACCCTAACAATCCTACAGGAGCAGTTATGAGTAAGGATGATTTATTTGCTATAGCAAAAATTGTTAATAAACACAATCTAATTGTTATTTCAGATGAAATTTATAGTGAATTAAATTATCAAGGCCAGCACACTAGTTTTGCATCTTTACCGGAAATGCGTGATCGTACTATTTTATTAAATGGCTTTTCAAAATCTTTTGCTATGACTGGCTGGAGAATTGGCTATGTTTGTGCTCACGAGGAATTAGTTGCAGCGATGGTTAAAATACACCAATATTCAATTATGTGTGCGTCCATTATGGCCCAAGAAGCTGCCATAGAGGCTCTAAAAAACGGGCGTCCACACGTTGATGATATGGTCAATCAATATAATTATAGGCGTAGATTAGTTGTCGCAAAGTTAAATGAAATTGGGTTAGAATGTTTTGAACCAAAAGGAGCTTTTTACGCTTTTCCTTCCATAAAAATAACTGGTTTATCAGAAGTAGAATTTGCTGAAAAATTGCTTGAAGAGGAAAAAGTAGCTGTTATTCCTGGTACTGCCTTTGGAGAGTGTGGTAAAGGGCATATCAGAATTTCATATGCAGCATCTATACAAAATATTAGTGAAGCATTACACCGCATAGGAAGCTTCGTTCAAAGAAATAGTAATAAAATTCCGGCTTTATATAGTATATAA
- a CDS encoding DnaD domain protein has translation MTEKCFTSGFASDLISDGTIAVPFMLLRCYAKLGINETELMLLIHLLSYKQFQGEPYPQPEDIAKYMSIDCLSVKSKIASLIEKNLLTIERQYNYSTGEWTNFFSFTILFDKLAEVWAVEKAKVAEEAEKKEKLGIASANKILGQLYQSFEKEFGRLLTPMENSQIVEWCQGDGYSPELILEALKRSVLRGVLNFKYIDSILRDWQKNNIFTVNQAVNYEEKFYQIKGNVSIKKQKMNHNLNSKPKKDKYKDLYLS, from the coding sequence TTGACAGAAAAATGTTTTACTTCAGGATTTGCTTCAGATTTAATTAGTGATGGCACAATAGCAGTTCCTTTTATGTTATTACGTTGTTATGCAAAATTAGGAATAAATGAGACGGAGCTGATGTTATTAATTCACCTTCTTTCTTACAAACAGTTTCAAGGCGAACCTTATCCACAACCAGAAGATATAGCTAAATATATGTCAATTGATTGCTTATCAGTTAAAAGTAAAATCGCAAGTTTAATTGAAAAAAATTTATTAACTATTGAACGCCAATATAATTATTCTACAGGGGAATGGACAAATTTTTTTTCCTTTACTATTCTTTTTGATAAACTAGCCGAAGTCTGGGCAGTGGAAAAAGCTAAAGTAGCTGAAGAGGCTGAAAAAAAGGAGAAGTTAGGTATTGCTAGTGCAAATAAGATTTTAGGTCAATTGTATCAATCCTTTGAAAAGGAGTTTGGTAGACTTCTTACTCCAATGGAAAACAGCCAGATAGTAGAATGGTGTCAAGGGGATGGTTATTCTCCAGAATTAATATTAGAAGCTTTAAAAAGGTCAGTACTTCGTGGTGTTTTAAACTTTAAGTACATAGATTCAATTTTGCGTGATTGGCAAAAAAATAATATTTTTACAGTTAATCAAGCTGTAAATTACGAAGAAAAATTTTATCAAATTAAAGGTAACGTTTCTATTAAAAAACAAAAAATGAATCATAATTTAAATTCTAAACCTAAAAAGGATAAGTACAAAGACCTATATTTAAGTTAG